DNA from Salmo trutta chromosome 14, fSalTru1.1, whole genome shotgun sequence:
GGAGTCAATTCCAACATcctgaattgagcccaaccctgattAGAAGTAGTGCAGAGATAGGTTTGATTGTCCCATGACTGGACGCAGCAACTGACATGCATTTTGCCTGTTTTTCACCATTTTACTGAATAAACttatgctattattattattattattttatttattacgATTCAGAAAGCAAAAAATGGATACATACAAATATATctacagtgagtgtacaaaacattaggaacacctgcttgttccatgacatagactgaccaggtgaatccatgttaaagctatgatcccttattgatgtcacttgttaaattcacttaaATTAGTGtacatgaaggggaggagacaagttaaagaaggatgttttaGCCTTGAGACAATCGAGACATGgacagggtgaatgggcaagacaaaagttttaagtgcctttgaacggggtacaagaactgcaacactgctgggtttttcatgctcaaacatttccagtgtgtatcaagaatggtccaaaagacatccagccaacttgacacaactgtgggaagcattggagccaacatggccagcatccctgtggaacactttcgacaccttgtagagtccatgtcccaacAAATTGAGGCGGTTCTGAGGGCTAAAAGAGGATGCaacgcaatattaggaaggtgttcctaatgttttgtcaacTCAGTGTATAGTGCTATAGAAGAATGAAATGGACCGCATGTAAAAAAttccaataaatacatttaacttGACAGTGTTTTGGAGCGTCTCTCTGCATACAAAGGTGTGAGCAGTATAAAAGAACACAGCGCTAGTAGCACCCAGTAGCAGGCTAGACTAGCTGGTGGAGGACACCACCATATCCAGCTCTTTAACATTCTCCTGGCTGCTGGTGAGGCCACAGCTTCCTGACAGCTCAGGGAAGTGGTTGGCTCTGGTACCAGGGATGGGCGACGCTGGAGACTGGGCCAGGCCAGGCTTCTTAGGGGGGATGGGGGGCGGGTTGCCCCTCTCTGCTCGGGGGATGGTAGGTGAGCTGACCCCCAGAGGCAGAGCAGCACCAGAGGCCCTGGGGATGACTGGGGAGGAGGGGGCCAGGGCCAGGTTACGGTAGTCAGTGCCAAAGGGAGAGCTGTTGGGTGGTGGAGGTCTGGCCCCCTGCTGGACTGTGAAGCGGGACAGGACCTGGGTGACGGTGCTGCGGGCCAGCTGCTTGGCCGGGCtgtggacagggacagagacaggctCAGGGGATGGGCTGGGGGTTGGGGACAGGTCTCTGGGGGAGTGAGGCAGGCtaccaccccctcctccaccctgctgctgctgctgttgctgctctgGGTCAGTGTGGCCCTGAAACTTGTGGCGAGCAGCATGGAAGCGATGGTTGATGCCTACCTGGTAGGAGGACTGGTAGCTGGGGCTGGTGGCCagctgaggagaggagcagggggaggagGTGACAGAGGAGGGCCCCGTCCTGCAGGGGGATAGAATTTTGGTCAGGAGGGCAGGGGACCCCAGGACAGAGCTGCTGTTCTCACTGCAGTTGTCCTGGCCCAATCTGTCTGGAAGGGCTGGCACCTGCTCCTCCCTGGGGCAGTCATGGTGCCCGTTGACTTTAGGTTCCTCAGTCTCGTCCCGTTCTGCCTGGCTGGggtgtggaggtggtggtggtgacccTCCACTGGTGTCCACAGGatattctctcttctcctcctcagctcccctctctccctgcagcTCTCTCTTCAGGGCCTCCACCTGCTCCTGCAGCTGGCAGCACTGGGCCTCCTCTTTCTTGAGCCAGGAGCGGAGCTGTTCCCTCTCCGTATCGAACTCAGCCAGCTGCTCCTCCACCCTGGCCTCCATCTGCAgggccctcctcctctcctcttgcaGCTCAGCCCTCAGGGCAAGGACTTCCCCCTGCTCCTTCTCCAGCCTACGGCCTGCCTCAGCCAGGCGGTGGCCCTCCTCCAGTGCCCGCTGGCTGGCCCACTTGCACTCCTTGGCCAGGGCAGAGGAGAGCTGCTTGTGCTGCACCCGCTCCTCCTCCAGCTGCTCCAGGACGTTCTTCTGTTC
Protein-coding regions in this window:
- the LOC115207438 gene encoding CTTNBP2 N-terminal-like protein, whose product is MNMESLSKPELLMLFSVLEGELEARDLVIEALRAQHRDTYVEERYGKYNLSDPFLALQRDSDALGGQSSGFHQAAACSSPLAVLKLVVTHCRKMQEKMLAQLAAAESRHRKAIADLEEERRRHAEDTAEGDDVTCILEKERERLLQQLEFERGQLCRLEKEQKNVLEQLEEERVQHKQLSSALAKECKWASQRALEEGHRLAEAGRRLEKEQGEVLALRAELQEERRRALQMEARVEEQLAEFDTEREQLRSWLKKEEAQCCQLQEQVEALKRELQGERGAEEEKREYPVDTSGGSPPPPPHPSQAERDETEEPKVNGHHDCPREEQVPALPDRLGQDNCSENSSSVLGSPALLTKILSPCRTGPSSVTSSPCSSPQLATSPSYQSSYQVGINHRFHAARHKFQGHTDPEQQQQQQQGGGGGGSLPHSPRDLSPTPSPSPEPVSVPVHSPAKQLARSTVTQVLSRFTVQQGARPPPPNSSPFGTDYRNLALAPSSPVIPRASGAALPLGVSSPTIPRAERGNPPPIPPKKPGLAQSPASPIPGTRANHFPELSGSCGLTSSQENVKELDMVVSSTS